One genomic region from Clostridiales bacterium encodes:
- a CDS encoding O-acetylhomoserine aminocarboxypropyltransferase/cysteine synthase, with translation MSEHTASETGSTPDATAPRTPGFDTRAIHAGATPDPTTGSRAVPIYQTVAYNFRDTDHAADLFGLREFGNIYSRIMNPTNDVLEQRVAALEGGTAALATASGHSAEVIALLNVAGAGDSIVSSTSLYGGTWNIFLHTFRKLGIDVRFVDTADTDGFAEASDPTTKAWFVETIGNPRLDVPDIAGLAEAGRALNIPLFVDNTFATPYLSRPIEHGAAVVIHSLTKWLGGHGTSIGGILVDGGNFDWGGGRHPWFTEPDPSYHGLKFWDVFGDFPGLGNVAFGIKARVQLQRDLGASLSPFNSQQFLLGIETLSLRVQRHSDNALAVARYLEAHPKVEWVTYPGLDTHPSKVNVDRYLENGYGGIVVFGVKGGKAAGRALIDGVELFSHLANVGDAKSLIIHPATTTHSQLSAEQLERAGISEEFVRLSVGIEDIGDIIADLEQALERV, from the coding sequence ATGAGCGAGCACACCGCATCTGAGACGGGCTCCACGCCCGACGCCACCGCCCCTCGTACCCCCGGATTCGACACGCGTGCCATCCATGCCGGCGCCACGCCGGACCCTACGACCGGGTCGCGCGCGGTTCCGATCTACCAGACCGTCGCCTACAACTTCCGCGACACCGATCATGCCGCCGACCTCTTCGGCCTGCGCGAATTCGGCAACATCTACTCGCGCATCATGAACCCCACCAACGACGTGCTTGAGCAGCGCGTCGCCGCGCTTGAGGGCGGCACGGCGGCGCTCGCCACCGCCTCGGGCCACTCGGCCGAGGTGATCGCGCTGCTAAACGTCGCCGGTGCGGGCGATTCGATCGTGAGCTCGACGTCGCTCTACGGCGGCACGTGGAACATCTTCCTGCACACGTTCCGTAAGCTCGGCATCGACGTACGCTTCGTGGACACCGCGGACACCGACGGGTTCGCCGAGGCGAGCGATCCGACTACCAAGGCGTGGTTCGTCGAGACGATCGGCAACCCGCGCCTCGATGTCCCCGACATCGCAGGACTGGCCGAGGCGGGGCGCGCGCTCAACATCCCGCTCTTCGTCGACAACACGTTTGCGACCCCGTACCTTAGCCGACCTATCGAGCATGGCGCAGCGGTCGTCATCCACTCACTCACCAAGTGGCTCGGCGGGCACGGCACCTCGATTGGCGGCATCCTCGTCGACGGCGGCAACTTCGATTGGGGCGGCGGACGCCACCCGTGGTTCACCGAGCCCGACCCGAGCTACCACGGGCTCAAGTTCTGGGATGTGTTCGGTGACTTTCCCGGTCTCGGCAATGTCGCGTTCGGCATCAAGGCGCGCGTGCAACTCCAGCGCGACTTGGGCGCCTCGCTCTCCCCGTTCAACTCACAGCAGTTCCTCCTCGGCATCGAGACGTTGTCGCTGAGGGTACAACGCCACTCTGACAACGCCCTTGCCGTCGCGCGCTACCTCGAAGCGCACCCCAAGGTGGAGTGGGTCACCTACCCAGGCCTCGACACCCATCCGAGCAAGGTGAACGTCGACCGCTACTTGGAGAACGGCTACGGCGGCATCGTGGTGTTCGGCGTCAAAGGCGGCAAAGCGGCAGGCCGCGCGCTTATCGACGGCGTTGAGCTGTTCAGCCACCTCGCCAACGTGGGTGACGCGAAGTCGCTCATCATCCACCCGGCCACGACCACGCACAGCCAGCTGTCTGCCGAGCAGCTCGAGCGCGCGGGCATTTCGGAGGAGTTCGTGCGCCTCTCGGTGGGCATCGAGGACATCGGCGACATCATCGCCGATCTCGAGCAAGCGCTGGAGCGGGTGTAG